A single window of Luteitalea sp. DNA harbors:
- a CDS encoding GMC family oxidoreductase — MARAGRHGAHRVAAIAHETGGIVFQGDQDPAGRSFDVLVVGSGASGGWAAKRLSEAGLNVALLDAGRKLTQADYREHIPRFELKYRGRSAAYVRRVLPVQGSANAEYTADWFANDLEEPYTYPEDKPFSWRGRLRIVGGRTNIWARQSYRLSDLDFKAASRDGFGMDWPLGYRDLERYYDLVESYVGISGHAEGVYELPDGRFHPAMAMSCSEVTLRDRVKAKLGRVVTIGRTANITRPLGKRQPCHYCGPCERGCVTHSYFNSAYTTVADALASRRCTLIENAMAYKVLMDRDRHRARGILYIDRISRQPKEVFGKVVVLCAQALESVRVLLNSKSEQDPSGVGNSSGLLGKYLMDHIICGGARAEFPDVPVTPSMSAPRRPNGIYIIRFRNRHNEPASKKFLRGYGYQGSGAGTDFNFDAPGFGQRYKQAVKQAAPSVVGLTGFGECLPYEDNYVEIDPQVVDTYGIPVVRVHARFRENEQAIITDIGDSAAEMLEAAGGKNIRLTVDRTRPFGAAIHEVGIARMGSDPKRSVLNGFQQSWDVENLFVMDGAGFTSSACQNPTLTIMALAVRSCDYLIAQAKKHEL; from the coding sequence GTGGCTCGAGCGGGCCGGCACGGGGCGCACCGCGTCGCGGCCATAGCCCACGAGACGGGGGGAATCGTGTTCCAGGGAGACCAAGACCCGGCCGGGAGATCGTTCGATGTGCTCGTTGTCGGCTCCGGTGCCTCGGGCGGGTGGGCCGCGAAGCGCCTCTCCGAGGCCGGATTGAACGTGGCGCTGCTCGACGCGGGGCGCAAGCTCACCCAGGCGGACTACCGGGAGCACATCCCTCGCTTCGAGTTGAAGTACCGTGGCCGGTCGGCGGCGTACGTCCGCCGAGTGCTCCCCGTCCAAGGAAGCGCGAACGCCGAATACACCGCCGACTGGTTCGCCAACGATCTCGAGGAGCCGTACACCTATCCCGAAGACAAACCATTTTCGTGGAGGGGGCGGTTACGGATCGTTGGCGGCCGCACGAATATCTGGGCTCGTCAGAGCTATCGCCTGAGCGATCTGGACTTCAAGGCGGCGTCACGCGACGGCTTCGGCATGGACTGGCCGCTCGGCTATCGCGATCTCGAGCGTTACTACGATCTCGTCGAAAGCTACGTTGGCATCAGTGGCCATGCAGAGGGCGTGTACGAGCTGCCGGACGGGCGCTTTCATCCTGCCATGGCCATGAGCTGCTCCGAGGTCACGCTTCGAGATCGCGTCAAGGCAAAGCTGGGACGTGTGGTTACGATCGGCCGGACGGCCAACATCACCCGGCCGCTGGGTAAGCGACAGCCCTGCCACTACTGCGGGCCGTGCGAGCGCGGATGCGTGACGCATTCTTATTTCAATTCCGCTTACACGACGGTGGCCGATGCGCTCGCCAGCAGGCGCTGTACGCTGATCGAGAATGCGATGGCGTACAAGGTGCTGATGGATCGGGACCGCCATCGCGCCCGCGGCATCCTCTACATCGACCGCATCAGCCGCCAGCCGAAGGAGGTCTTCGGCAAGGTCGTCGTCTTGTGCGCGCAGGCGCTCGAGTCGGTGCGCGTCCTCTTGAACTCGAAGAGCGAGCAGGACCCGTCTGGGGTCGGCAACTCGAGTGGCCTGCTCGGTAAGTATCTGATGGACCACATCATCTGCGGCGGCGCGCGCGCGGAATTTCCCGATGTGCCGGTCACTCCTTCGATGAGCGCGCCCCGGCGCCCCAACGGCATCTACATCATTCGCTTTCGCAATCGGCACAACGAGCCCGCGTCCAAGAAGTTCCTCCGCGGCTATGGCTACCAAGGCAGCGGCGCCGGGACCGACTTCAACTTCGACGCGCCCGGCTTCGGCCAACGCTACAAGCAGGCCGTCAAGCAAGCCGCACCATCGGTCGTCGGTCTCACCGGCTTTGGCGAGTGCCTGCCATACGAGGACAACTATGTGGAGATCGATCCGCAGGTGGTCGATACGTACGGTATTCCGGTGGTGCGGGTCCATGCGCGTTTCAGGGAGAACGAGCAGGCAATCATTACGGACATCGGCGACAGCGCGGCAGAGATGCTGGAGGCGGCAGGCGGCAAGAACATCCGTTTGACCGTAGACCGGACGAGGCCGTTTGGAGCGGCTATTCACGAGGTCGGGATCGCGCGCATGGGCTCCGATCCAAAACGCTCCGTGCTCAAT